The segment GAATGGATGAAGGTGAAGAAACGGTTCGGTTGATCAAGGAAGCTGGCGGAGAGGCGATTTTTGTGCAAGCAGATGTCACAAAAGAAGCCGATGTTGAAGCAATGGTTGATAAAGCAGTGAGTGTTTTTGGTCGGTTAGATATTGCCTTTAATAATGCAGGAACTGTCGGCGAAAAACCCTCATTGATTGAGCAAACAGAAGTTGAATACGATCGCACGATGAATGTCAATGTCAAAGGCGTTTGGTTGTCGATGAAGCATGAAATCGCTCAGATGTTGAAACAGGGAAGTGGTTCGATCGTCAATATGACATCTGCGAATGGAGTCGTTGCATTTCCTACCCAACCCCTCTACACCGCGAGTAAACATGCAGTAGTCGGTTTAACAAAAGCTGCTGCGCTCCAATATGCCAAAGCAGGTATTCGCATCAATGTCGTTGCACCAGCAGTAATCGAAACAGATATGTTTGAAGCAGTTACAGGTGGGCAGGATGAGGTCAAAGCTTACATAACAGGACTCCACCCGATCGGACGAATTGGAACACCAATTGAAGTTGCAAATGCAGTTCTGTTTTTATCATCTGACCTGGCATCGTTCACAACAGGTACAACATTGATGGTAGATGGCGGGTATGTAGCGCAATAGTCGATCGGCAGTGCGAAATATTGCAGTAATCGAATGCGCGATGGCTAGCTTTTGCCTGTTTTGTTGAGCAAATTGTCAACTTTTGAACCATGCTAACAATTACAACGCCAGCCATTGAAGCCAAGCGCAAAGGCTTAACGCACACCCGATTGCAGCAAATACTCGGCTATATTCGTACTCTCCTTGATCGAGATTTATCACTGACTGAACTTGCAGAAGTGATCAATATTAGCCCGACTTACTTTGCGAGTTTGTTTAAGCAAACAATGGAAATTTCTCCCCGTCAGTGCGTGATTCAACAGCGCGTGGAACACGAAAACAGATTTGGCGATCGCAGACATTGCCCTACAAGTAGGCTTCTCCAGTCAAAGCCATTTGACGCAGCACTTCAAGCGATTCATGGGAAAGACCCCCAAGCAGATTCGCTAGCACCATAAGAATCTGAAAGAAATCGAGTCTTGGAACTCATTACATTGAAGTTAAGTTAGGCAAGAGTCTGAAGCAGCAACAGAATTAAGATTGTATCTTCGTCCACAACGTCAACTAAGAATGGATCGTACAAAAATGAGTATTCAGCAATTAATCACGCCTGAAAAGCATGACTTAGGTGGGTTTAGTGTACAGCGCATCTTGCCGAGTGAAACCCTAAAAATGGTTGGACCTTTCATCTTCTTTGATCACTTAGGCCCAGCTATTTTCCCGGCTGGAAAAGGCGTCGATGTTAGACCCCATCCACACATCAATTTAGCGACGGTTACCTATTTGTTTGAAGGAAGCCTTCTGCATAGAGATAGTCTAGGTACAGTACAAGAGATTTTTCCAGGCGAGGTGAACTGGATGACAGCGGGCAAAGGTATTGTTCATTCTGAGCGATCGCCCGAGAGCTTTAGAGAGAAAGAATCTACTCTTCACGGCATTCAGACCTGGATTGCCCTCCCCGAAATCGCTGAAGAAGTTGAACCCAGCTTTTCACATTATCCAGCGACTGATTTACCGAGGTGGATTCAAACAGGCACCAGCGCGACTTTGATCGCCGGTAGCTACCAGTCTCACCAATCACCAGTTAAAACCTACTCTGCTACTCTTTACCTAGCGCTCGTTTTCACGGAGGGTAGTGAATTTCAGCTAGCGCCAATAGAAGGTTTAGAAAGGGCAATTTATAGCGTCACATCCGGCCTATTCGTAAATGGAAAGCCGTTAGAGCCATATCATCTAGCCGTTTTAGCGCCGGATGAATCAGTAAATATCAGTGCGGGGGCTGAGGCAAAAGCAATGATTATCGGCGGGGCACCAGTGGGCGATCGCACAAAGTACTGGAACTTTGTGTCGAGCCGCCCAGCGCGTATCGAGCAGGCAAAACGAGATTGGCAAGACCGCCGCTTCCCGGCAGTTCCTGGTGAAACTGAATTCATTCCGCTCCCTGATAATTCAGATCACGGTAGTAGTGCGCCCCCTCTGAGTTGATGATGGTTTAGGCGTTCTTTGCTGAGCGAGAGAACAGCAGCTTAACTCGTACAGCAAGGCTTTCTACTATTTCGGATTAAGACTATTTCATTCGCAAAACGCTTGGGAAATGATATGGAAGTCGGAATTGACAGTTTTGCCTCGGTTGGAACAAGTGAAAATGGTGAAACGGCGGATGCCGCGCAGTCTGTCGCCGAACTGCTGGAGAGAATAGAGCAGGCGGACCGTTCCGGCTTGGATATCTTCGGTATCGGCGAGCATCATCGGCATGAATTTTTAGATTCGGCAAACGCGGTTATTCTCGCCGCTGCCGCCGCACGCACCGAGCGTATCCGTCTAACCAGCGCGGTTACGGTGCTGAGCGCGGCTGACCCGGTGCGTGTGTTTCAACAATTCGCCACGCTCGATTTGATTTCAAAAGGTCGCGCCGAAATGGTTGTCGGGCGCGGCTCGTTCACCGAAGCCTTTCCGCTATTTGGATTTAGCCTCGGCGATTACGACGAGATTTTCGCTGAAAAGCTCGAACTCTTGCTCAAAATTCGGGACAACGAAACGGTCGATTGGTCGGGCAAATTTCGCCCCGCGCTGGAAAACCAAGCAATTTATCCGCGTCCGCTGCAAAAGCCATTTCCCATCTGGCTCGGGGTCGGCGGTACACCGCAATCTTTCCGCCGCGCCGGAATGCTTGGACTGCCGCTCGTGGTTGCTATTATCGGCGGCGAAACGCATCGCTTTCGCTCTCTCATAGATTTATACCGCGATGCCGGAGAGTACGCCGGGTACGCACCCGAAACGTTGAAAGTTTCATTGCATTCAATCGGTTATGTCGCCGACACGACTGAGCAAGCCGTTGAAGAATTCTTTCCGGGCTACGCCGAAACGTTCACTAGAATTGGCAGAGAGAGAGGCTGGCCGCCCGTTACGCGCGCCGCTTTTGACGCACAGCGCGGCGCGACCGGCGCGTTACTGGTCGGCAGTCCCGAAGAAGTGGCGGAGAAAATCCGCCGTCACAGCGAATCGCTCGGTGGCATTTCGAGAGTAACTTTTCAAATGGACAACGCACAGATGAATCACGCCCAACTGATGCGCTCCATTGAACTGATTGGAACGCAAATGTCGCCACTCTTGAACGATTAAAATGTGCGGGCATGGTTCAACTTAAGTTCCGCTAGGGTAACAAGACAGAGAGACGAGCTGGAACACCGCTTGAAGTTGCAAATGCAGTCCTGTTTTTATCATCTGACTTGGCATCGTTCGTAACAGGTGAAACATTGATGGTAGATGGTGGGTTTGTAGCGCAGTAGTCGATCGGCAGTGCGAAATGTTTGACACAGCACTTTAAGCGACTCACTAAAGTAACACTGAAATCGGTTCGCTAATTCCATAGGAAACTCCATAAGAATCTGCAAGAAGTTGAGTGTTGGAACTGACTGCACTCAAGTGAACTAAGACAAAGAGAACTTAGGAGTTGATGATGTCCAAAGTGTCTTCTACCTCACCACCACAAAACTAAAGAAAGGAATCGTTACCATGAGTACCCAACCGACCGAAGTGATCAAAGAGTTTCTGGCGAATACGGCAACCGAAAAGGTCGAGGCGGCTGCCCGTCGGCTCGTCGCGGAGGACGCAACATACATTTCCCTGAATTTCGACAACCCTGAACTGAAGCAAATCTTGCCTTGGACGGGAACCGCCAAAGGTCCTCAAGCGTTCATCGATACGTTCTCCCGGGTTGAGAAATGGTGGACGATCGAGGACTTCGCCGTTACCACCCTATTCGGTGAAGGCGAGAACGTTGCTGTGTTCGGCAGGTTCACGTACCGCTCGGTCTCGCTGAGCAAGGCGGTGACCTCACCGTTCTCGATCCACGCAAAGGTGCGCAACGGGAAGATCGTGTACTTTCAGTTCATAGAGGATACTTTCGCGACTGCTCGCACTTTCAGCCAGAAGGGGACTTGGACCATCAAAATCGCTCCGAACCGGCCGGAGTTCGAGGTGTAATAGCAGCCTACGACGCCTAATCATGCGCTGCACCGGAACGCTACAATTTGGTCGGTTGAGTTTTCAAGGTTATCTGCGTCCGGTGAGCTTGGTCGTTAGACTCTCTTGTCTCATCAAATTAGAATATCTGACGGATTCGACATAGGTCACCCCATGCCATGTCTTCCAATTCTCGCCGTTCTGTCAGTCTGGTTGCCTGTCTAATCGCTCTACCTTTATCACTGCTATCTATGGGTTACACGACACAAGCCTCAACACCTGTCGAGGTTCACATTACAACGTTAACAGGCACGCTCCATGGCACACAGATTACTCCAGCGTCTAATATGCCAGAGCCAGCGGTGCTGATCATTGCGGGTTCAGGTCCGACCGATCGCAATGGAAACAATCCTCTAGCTGGGCAGAATAATAGCCTCAAACTCCTCGCTGAAGGATTAGCGGATCATGGCATTGCCTCAATCCGATATGACAAGCGCGGGATTGGAGAAAGCGCAGCCGCAGGACCTGAAGAAGCTGATTTGCGTTTCGATACCTATGTTGAAGATGCTGCACTTTGGATTCAGCAATTGCAGGCAGATTCTCGTTTCTCAAGCATCACCGTAATTGGTCACAGCGAAGGCTCTCTGATTGGAATGCTGGCAACCCAAAAAACCGGAGCAGATGCTTTTGTATCAATCGCCGGAATTGCCCAAACTGCATCACAAGTTTTACAAGATCAACTGCGACCTAGATTGCCAGATGCATTATGGCAACAGAATGAGCAGATTCTTGCTGCTCTAGAGCAAGGGAAGAGAGTGACCTCTGTTCCACCAGAACTCAACGAGTTCTACAGATCGAGCATCCAACCCTACCTCATTTCCTGGTTTCGCTATACCCCTGCCCAAGAGATTAGGCGTCTCACTGTCCCTGTTCTAATTGTTCAAGGAACAACGGATATCCAAGTGTCTGTAAGGGAGGCGCAAGACCTGAAGAGGGCTAAGCCGGATGCGGAGCTTAGAATCATTGAGGGGATGAATCACGTGTTAAAAGCTGTTCCATTAGACCCTGAACAGCAAAATGCTTCCTATTCTGATCCAACACTGCCAGTTGTGCCTGAGCTAGTTGAGGGTATAAGTCAATTTATTCACAGCAGTAGAATACGCCGTGAGTCTAACCAGTCGCTGCACCGGAACGTGTCAAGTTAATTGGTTGAGTTGCAAAGGTTTTCTGCGTCCGGTGAGCTTGGTCGTTAGGCAGCAAGGGTGAAGAATAGACTTAATCGGAATTAAGAAAAGCAATCAATTCTTAAACCGATTCCATATCTTCTTGCAGCCTATTTGTCCATTGAGATGCCGAGCACTTTATTACCGATAAGGTCTAATGAAAAGAGAGTTAGCGATAAATTTTTTGTTCTCGTTTGTAGGCGGCGCAATGGTCTGGGCTTTGTCACCATTTTTATCCGGGCAGGTCGAACCGTGGGATGCGAAAGGTTTTTATTATTCCGCAGCACTTCTTATTGTTGGCCTTATCGTTGGCCTTGCTCGGCCTAAACATGTTTGGTCGCACTATGCCGGTATTATTCTTGGTCAACTGACGTATATGCTTTGTTTTCTGCCCGGCGGTCCGTTAATTCCTGTTGGAGTCGCTATTTTAGCGGCTTACTCCACAATCGCTTTAGCAGGAGCAGCAAGTGGGGCCTGGTTTCGTCGCGTCAGCCGGGGTGCGCGGTGATTTTACTGCCTAACAAGGCGCTGCAGCGAACCCGGCTCTCGCGCTCCGGTTGCAATCCACGCTGTACCGCGGGCCGGGTCGCTGAGCTTGGGTCGTTATAGACCGCATGAATCTCGATGCTGGTGTGCGTACCGCGCTGGCTACCGAAGCAGAATTAAAGCCATCTTAGAGGCGGCAAACGCAGCGATCGCGCTCAGGCAACAATGAAGGATTCTTGTTGTTCTGAAGCGATGGTACGCAATGGATGCTTGCCCCATCTTGAAGTCTGCTTAACGCAGCATTGTTAAGACGGTGCTCGATCGCTGCATAACAATTGTGATGCAACAGAGAAAAACACATCATCCATTTACAACGGAGAAACCTCTCATGCCTTACATTACCGTTGGTCAAGAAAACTCTGCAACCATCGATCTCTACTACGAAGATCTTGGGGCAGGTCAACCGATTGTACTGATTCATGGATTTCCATTAAACGGACATTCCTGGGAGAAGCAGGTTTTAGTTTTACTGAATGCAGGATATCGAGTAATTACCTACGATCGCCGAGGATTCGGTGCTTCCAGCCAACCCTCGTTTGGTTATGACTACGATACCTTTGCCGCCGATTTGAATACACTCATGACCAAGCTTGACTTGCAGGATGCTGTGTTAGTCGGCTTTTCGATGGGAACCGGTGAAGTCACACGTTATCTTGGCAAATACGGCTCAGAGCGGGTGCAGAAAGCCGTGCTGATGGCTCCCGTTCCACCGTTTCTGTTAAAGACAGACGACAATCCAGAGGGTGTTGATCAAAGCGTTTTCGATGGCATTATGAAAGCGATTGTTGAAGACCGTCCAGCTTATTTCTCTGCCTTTTTCAAAGAGTTCTTCAATGTTGATGTATTGCTTGGCGATCGCATCAGCAATGAGGCAATTCAAGCCAGTTGGAATGTAGCAGTAGGGGCTTCTGCTAAAGGGACTTTGGACTGTGTACCCTCCTGGCTCACCGATTTCCGCGATGATCTGCCCCGCATTGATGTGCCGACTCTGATCATTCATGGAGATAGCGATCGCATTCTGCCGCTTGAGTCCACCGCAGCAAGACTCCCGAAGCTGATCAAAAACAGTCAACTGGTTGTCATTCCCGGCGGGCCGCACGCCATCAACTGGACTCACGCCGATCAGATTAATCCCTTGTTACTGGACTTCCTTCAGCAGAAATAATCAGTGACCCTTTCTCCTCCGAAATTCACAGATCCTGAACTTGCTCCGATTGTGTAATTGCAAACCTAAACGTATGCTGATCCAAAAACTAAACGACTGTGAAGAAATGATCGCTGGAGATGGAGCTGTTCTGCACGAATTGCTTCATCCTGACAAACAAGATATCAACTTGCGTTACAGTTTGGCGCATGCGATCTTGCCTGTTGGCGAAACTTCGATTCCCCATTCTCTAAAGACTTCTGAGGTTTATTACATCATTAGCGGTGTTGGCGAAATGTCGATCGATAGCGAAGTTCGTCGCATTGAACCAGGCGATGCGGTTTACATTCCTCCAAATGCTATCCAGTTCCTTCACAACTACGGCGACGAACCCCTTGTTTTCGTTTGTCTAGTTGATCCAGCTTGGCGCAAAGAAGACGAAACGATTTATGCACCAGTCTGAATGGATAGTGGATAACCGGACAACCATTTTTGCAAACGGCAGTTATACAGCGTGGTAAGCAAACAAGGAGTATATCCAAAGATGGTTAAAGGTAGGTTAGAAGCATTCAGTGATGGGGTAATTGCTATTATTATCACCATTATGGTACTGGAGTTAAAAATACCTCATGAGTCAGATTTAGCTGCACTACGTCCGCTGATTCCAACCTTTCTAAGCTATGTGTTGAGCTTCGTGCATGTTGGTATCTACTGGAACAATCACCATCACCTGTTTCAGGCAGTCCGACAAGTGAATGGTTCAACTTTGTGGGCAAACCTACATTTGTTGTTCTGGTTATCATTGTTTCCCTTTGTCACTGCATGGATGGGTGAAACTCACTTTACTGCGTTGCCTGTGGCGCTTTATGGTGTGGTTCTATTGTTGGCTGCGATCGCCTCCTTCACTCTGACCCGCACACTTGTTTTTCACCACGGTCAAGATTCCACACTTGCAAACGCTCTTGGTCGGAATTTTAAAGGCAAGTTATCGGTATTGATTTATGCAGTTACAATTCCACTTGCTTTTGCAATCCCTTGGCTTGCATGCGCATTATACGTTCTAGTTGCGGTCCTGTGGCTCATTCCCGACCGTCGTATTGAAAAGGCGTTGAGCTCATAAAGTTCCATTTTTGATGCAAAAAACCAGCTAACAAACCCTCTGCACTAGCACGAATATAGGTTGTTGGTCACAGACAAAGGTGATCTGAATCCGGTGCGCGGGACCATTATGCCGCTTAAACCTAAGACGAGAAGGTGGCTGATTCTCGTACTGCGACATCTAGCACTTTCGCGGCAACAAGATTGTCGAATTAAGAGCTTTCGTAATCCCCGCTGAAGTCAAGGCTGCAACCAGCAATGCAGGGTAAATCATTTGCAAAAGTCAGGATGTATTCTCATGAAAAACGCAACTTA is part of the Leptolyngbya sp. FACHB-261 genome and harbors:
- a CDS encoding AraC family transcriptional regulator translates to MAIADIALQVGFSSQSHLTQHFKRFMGKTPKQIR
- a CDS encoding TMEM175 family protein, with translation MVSKQGVYPKMVKGRLEAFSDGVIAIIITIMVLELKIPHESDLAALRPLIPTFLSYVLSFVHVGIYWNNHHHLFQAVRQVNGSTLWANLHLLFWLSLFPFVTAWMGETHFTALPVALYGVVLLLAAIASFTLTRTLVFHHGQDSTLANALGRNFKGKLSVLIYAVTIPLAFAIPWLACALYVLVAVLWLIPDRRIEKALSS
- a CDS encoding LLM class flavin-dependent oxidoreductase codes for the protein MEVGIDSFASVGTSENGETADAAQSVAELLERIEQADRSGLDIFGIGEHHRHEFLDSANAVILAAAAARTERIRLTSAVTVLSAADPVRVFQQFATLDLISKGRAEMVVGRGSFTEAFPLFGFSLGDYDEIFAEKLELLLKIRDNETVDWSGKFRPALENQAIYPRPLQKPFPIWLGVGGTPQSFRRAGMLGLPLVVAIIGGETHRFRSLIDLYRDAGEYAGYAPETLKVSLHSIGYVADTTEQAVEEFFPGYAETFTRIGRERGWPPVTRAAFDAQRGATGALLVGSPEEVAEKIRRHSESLGGISRVTFQMDNAQMNHAQLMRSIELIGTQMSPLLND
- a CDS encoding alpha/beta fold hydrolase, with the protein product MPYITVGQENSATIDLYYEDLGAGQPIVLIHGFPLNGHSWEKQVLVLLNAGYRVITYDRRGFGASSQPSFGYDYDTFAADLNTLMTKLDLQDAVLVGFSMGTGEVTRYLGKYGSERVQKAVLMAPVPPFLLKTDDNPEGVDQSVFDGIMKAIVEDRPAYFSAFFKEFFNVDVLLGDRISNEAIQASWNVAVGASAKGTLDCVPSWLTDFRDDLPRIDVPTLIIHGDSDRILPLESTAARLPKLIKNSQLVVIPGGPHAINWTHADQINPLLLDFLQQK
- a CDS encoding cupin domain-containing protein is translated as MLIQKLNDCEEMIAGDGAVLHELLHPDKQDINLRYSLAHAILPVGETSIPHSLKTSEVYYIISGVGEMSIDSEVRRIEPGDAVYIPPNAIQFLHNYGDEPLVFVCLVDPAWRKEDETIYAPV
- a CDS encoding nuclear transport factor 2 family protein, translated to MSTQPTEVIKEFLANTATEKVEAAARRLVAEDATYISLNFDNPELKQILPWTGTAKGPQAFIDTFSRVEKWWTIEDFAVTTLFGEGENVAVFGRFTYRSVSLSKAVTSPFSIHAKVRNGKIVYFQFIEDTFATARTFSQKGTWTIKIAPNRPEFEV
- a CDS encoding SDR family oxidoreductase encodes the protein MMLKDKVALVTGGTSGIGRATAIAYAQQQAKVVVVGRRMDEGEETVRLIKEAGGEAIFVQADVTKEADVEAMVDKAVSVFGRLDIAFNNAGTVGEKPSLIEQTEVEYDRTMNVNVKGVWLSMKHEIAQMLKQGSGSIVNMTSANGVVAFPTQPLYTASKHAVVGLTKAAALQYAKAGIRINVVAPAVIETDMFEAVTGGQDEVKAYITGLHPIGRIGTPIEVANAVLFLSSDLASFTTGTTLMVDGGYVAQ
- a CDS encoding pirin family protein, with product MSIQQLITPEKHDLGGFSVQRILPSETLKMVGPFIFFDHLGPAIFPAGKGVDVRPHPHINLATVTYLFEGSLLHRDSLGTVQEIFPGEVNWMTAGKGIVHSERSPESFREKESTLHGIQTWIALPEIAEEVEPSFSHYPATDLPRWIQTGTSATLIAGSYQSHQSPVKTYSATLYLALVFTEGSEFQLAPIEGLERAIYSVTSGLFVNGKPLEPYHLAVLAPDESVNISAGAEAKAMIIGGAPVGDRTKYWNFVSSRPARIEQAKRDWQDRRFPAVPGETEFIPLPDNSDHGSSAPPLS
- a CDS encoding alpha/beta hydrolase, translating into MSSNSRRSVSLVACLIALPLSLLSMGYTTQASTPVEVHITTLTGTLHGTQITPASNMPEPAVLIIAGSGPTDRNGNNPLAGQNNSLKLLAEGLADHGIASIRYDKRGIGESAAAGPEEADLRFDTYVEDAALWIQQLQADSRFSSITVIGHSEGSLIGMLATQKTGADAFVSIAGIAQTASQVLQDQLRPRLPDALWQQNEQILAALEQGKRVTSVPPELNEFYRSSIQPYLISWFRYTPAQEIRRLTVPVLIVQGTTDIQVSVREAQDLKRAKPDAELRIIEGMNHVLKAVPLDPEQQNASYSDPTLPVVPELVEGISQFIHSSRIRRESNQSLHRNVSS